The Cellulophaga lytica DSM 7489 nucleotide sequence TAATTTAGCTATTAAAGCATACCAGTATAAAACATTAAAAGCGGGTAAAAAAGTAGGAGATTGGGATCCTTATAACTACCCTGGTAGACGTACCATAAAATGGGACGCTGCTAATATGAAGGTTACAAATTTTGATATGGCTAACGAGTGGGTTTCTCGTGACTACAGAAAAGGATGGGAACTGAAATAAAAGTGTTTTAAAATATTAAAGGCGCTATTAGTAAATGCTAATAGCGCCTTTTTATTTGTTTGTAATTAAAAATTAACAACAATTGCCATTTACATCACAAGACTCTCCGCCTGTTGTTGGTAAAACAGTAAGCGACTCTTTTTGGTGTTTTTCCCAAGCTTGTTCTAAAGCTTCAGTAAAAGCTTCTACTGGTTGTGCGCCAGAAACTCCGTACTTGTTATTTAAAACAAAAAAAGGAACGCCACTAATACCAAGGTTTTTGGCCTCCATTTCGTCTTGCCTAACCTCGTATGTAAAAGCATCTGTTTTGTAGATTTCTTCAACAGCAGCTTTGTCCATACCAACAGAGATAGCTGTATTTACTAAAAACGCTATATCATCTATATTTTTACCATCTTCTAAATGTGCTTTTAACAAAGCCTCTTTAGTACTATCAGCAAAACCTACTGTTTTTGCATATTGCAATAAACGGTGTGCGTTTAAAGAATTTGCGGTAACAATGTCTTCAATTTTAAAGGTAAGACCAACACCACTAGCCATTTCTGTAACTCTGTTAAACATACCTTTAGCATTAACCTCGTCTACACCTTTGCTTTGCATAAAGTGGTCTATAGCATTAATATCTGTTTGCGTTTTTAAGTTAGGATCTAACTCAAAACTTTTCCACTCTAGAGTAATTTTATCTTTGTGCGGAAATTTATCTAATGCAGCTGTAAAGTTACGTTTGCCAATGTAACAAAACGGGCATCTAATATCTGACCATATATGTATTTGCATAACTATTTTATCTTTTAATATTATTGTATTGTTAGACGAAAATACGGTATAAAACTTTCAATAAAATGAATTTTTAAAATAGTATTGTTTAATATAAAGGTTTGTTCAATTTAAACAATTTGTTGTTTTGCATTTATATTTGTAGTATTTTTCCTAAATAAAAAATATTTAAATATGAAATTTAAAAGTACCCTTGTAGTTTTTTTAGCTTTAATATTGGCTAATATTTTTGCGGATAATACAATGAGTTTTAATCTTTATGACACTTATTATGTTTTTAATGGTATGCAATTAATAGTTGCTTTAACTACAGTTTTTGTTGGGTTTTTATTGGTAAAAAAAATAATAGTTAAACCTAGAGGCTAATTAAAACAAGGTAAACTGTCCGTTTTTGTGTTGTTCATATAATGTGTTGTTCAGCTTAGGAAATGTTTTGTTTTTAAAATATTTGTGTTTGGCTATTTTTACCAAACTATGTATTTGTTCAGCAACAACTCCGTTTCCTTTACTACGTATTCCAAATCTACTATCGTTTAAGTTACCTCCGTGGCAAGCTTCTATTTGGTGTAGTACTTTTTCTGCCTTGCCTGGTAGTGTTTTGTGTATCCAATCTGTAAAAATTTGACCAATAGCTCCATTTAAACGTACAACTGTAAAAGTAAAAGATAGTGCTCCGTTATCTGCTACAGCTTTGGCCAATTGTAATATTTCATGACTATTTATACCTGGAATTATTGGAGCTAGCATTGCATTTACAGGAATGTTGTTTTCTGATAATATTTTTATGGTTTCTAGTCTTTTTTTAATGCTTACGGTTCTTGGTTCTAGTATTCTTCTAGTTTCTTCAGATAGTGAGGTTACAGATACATTTACCCCAACTAAATTATGTTTAGCTAATTTTTTTAAAATATCTAAATCCCTAAGTATTAATGCGTTTTTGGTAATTATACCTACGGGATGCCTGTATTTATAAAAAACCTCTAAACAAGCACGTGTAATTTTAAACTCTTTTTCTGCAGGTTGGTAACAATCTGTATTGCCAGATAGTATTATGGTGTTTGCTACCCAGTTTTTACTTTTTAGTTTTTGTTCTAGTAGTTTTGGAGCATCTTTTTTAATTAA carries:
- a CDS encoding DsbA family oxidoreductase, coding for MQIHIWSDIRCPFCYIGKRNFTAALDKFPHKDKITLEWKSFELDPNLKTQTDINAIDHFMQSKGVDEVNAKGMFNRVTEMASGVGLTFKIEDIVTANSLNAHRLLQYAKTVGFADSTKEALLKAHLEDGKNIDDIAFLVNTAISVGMDKAAVEEIYKTDAFTYEVRQDEMEAKNLGISGVPFFVLNNKYGVSGAQPVEAFTEALEQAWEKHQKESLTVLPTTGGESCDVNGNCC
- a CDS encoding PA0069 family radical SAM protein, which encodes MSEKEYIKGRGAQQNSHNKFLKHIYETRDDFLEFCRLEGEEADNNRTQYIPIFPKTIVNKVTSPDISMAFSMNPYQGCEHGCIYCYARNSHEYWGYSAGLDFERKILIKKDAPKLLEQKLKSKNWVANTIILSGNTDCYQPAEKEFKITRACLEVFYKYRHPVGIITKNALILRDLDILKKLAKHNLVGVNVSVTSLSEETRRILEPRTVSIKKRLETIKILSENNIPVNAMLAPIIPGINSHEILQLAKAVADNGALSFTFTVVRLNGAIGQIFTDWIHKTLPGKAEKVLHQIEACHGGNLNDSRFGIRSKGNGVVAEQIHSLVKIAKHKYFKNKTFPKLNNTLYEQHKNGQFTLF